The region CCGCAATTACTGACCCTAGCCTTAAACTAGCATGGACCGCAGCCTATGCCGCCGACGATCGCAAGGGAGTGGATATCTGCCTTTTGGATGTGAGTGGCGTATCCTACCTCAGTGACTACTTTGTCATCATTACCGGTCTTTCCAAAACCCAAGTGCGCGCCATTTACCAAGGGATTGAGGAAGCGGCTCTTGAACATTGCCAACGCCAACCCCAACATATTGAAGGCCAAGCAGAATGTTCATGGGTGCTGATGGACTACGGCGATGTCATTGTCCATGTGCAGTTGCCCAAGGAGCGCCAATACTACAACCTGGAGGCCTTTTGGGGACACGCCCAGCGCATTCCCTTTGAGCCAGCAGTTACCCTCTAGGTCATCCCACCCGGCTCCTAGAAGACTCCGATGCCGCTGCCCTTAAACAAGTAGATATTGGCATGGGGCAGCGATGGTACCAAAGCAGCCAGTAATAGGGTGCTTTTGGCTGACAACTTCACCACCATTATTGCTGCCACCGAGAAGGGGTGAGCGGTACATAGCAGCATTCGCCACTTCATCAAATATATCCTTGGCTCCAACATTGGCGAAGTGATCACAATTGCCTATTCACCCTTGTGGAGACTGGGGGAGTGCTCCTAACACCCTTGCAAATTCTCTGGATAAACCTCGTCTGGTATTAATGCCTCTAATCTGCCCAGTGGGGGTAATCAGCCTCCTAGCAGCGGCGCAGTTATTTCTGAAACAGCATCAGAAACAAACGGTAGCGCTATAGTAACGCAAGCAGCAGGCCGTACTACTTGTTCGCGTAATGGGGAGGAATTCACAGAAGAGAATCGAGAAGGTAAGTCACGGCGGCGTGTAGTGCTTATTAATGGCCGACAAACAGCTGTTGACCCACTCAGTCATTTAACGGAATATGAATCTGAAGATGAGCAGTGGAAGGAAGATGCGGGCTGCATAAACCTTGAGTTAAATGGTAACAATGT is a window of Thermosynechococcus vestitus BP-1 DNA encoding:
- the rsfS gene encoding ribosome silencing factor gives rise to the protein MRLGESSLTIQQMQRVAAITDPSLKLAWTAAYAADDRKGVDICLLDVSGVSYLSDYFVIITGLSKTQVRAIYQGIEEAALEHCQRQPQHIEGQAECSWVLMDYGDVIVHVQLPKERQYYNLEAFWGHAQRIPFEPAVTL